A DNA window from Vagococcus penaei contains the following coding sequences:
- the pstC gene encoding phosphate ABC transporter permease subunit PstC: MEEIQKKLLKKSKKAKLEQFGKTISFLAILLIVAVVVAIFYFVASKGLATFFTDKVNVFDFIFGKEWNPSSTGENGQPLVGALPMLTGSFVVTLLSALIATPFAIGAAVFMTEISPKLGTKILQPVIELLVGIPSVVYGFIGLSVIVPAVRNVFGGSGFGILAGTFVLFVMILPTVTSMTVDALKSVPRHYREASLALGATRWQTIYKVVLRAAVPGILTAVVFGMARAFGEALAIQMVIGNASLMPHNLITPASTLTSVLTMGIGNTIMGTLENNVLWSLALLLLLMSLFFNVITRLIGKKGALK, encoded by the coding sequence TTGGAAGAAATTCAGAAAAAGTTGTTAAAAAAATCAAAGAAAGCGAAACTAGAACAATTTGGTAAAACAATTAGTTTTCTTGCTATTCTATTAATTGTTGCAGTCGTAGTCGCAATCTTCTATTTTGTTGCTAGTAAGGGTCTAGCGACTTTCTTTACAGATAAAGTAAATGTTTTTGATTTTATTTTCGGTAAAGAATGGAATCCTAGTTCAACAGGTGAAAATGGTCAACCACTAGTTGGGGCATTACCGATGTTAACTGGATCTTTTGTCGTTACTCTCTTATCAGCTTTGATTGCTACACCATTTGCTATTGGGGCAGCAGTCTTTATGACAGAAATTTCACCTAAATTAGGGACTAAAATTTTACAACCAGTTATTGAATTATTAGTTGGTATCCCATCTGTTGTTTATGGATTTATTGGACTTTCAGTAATTGTACCTGCTGTTCGAAATGTATTTGGCGGATCTGGTTTTGGTATCCTAGCCGGAACATTTGTTCTTTTCGTTATGATTTTACCAACAGTAACGTCAATGACAGTTGATGCATTAAAATCCGTTCCAAGACATTATCGTGAGGCCTCATTGGCTTTAGGTGCTACAAGATGGCAAACAATTTATAAGGTTGTTTTAAGAGCAGCTGTTCCTGGTATTTTAACCGCAGTTGTTTTCGGAATGGCACGTGCATTTGGTGAAGCCTTAGCTATTCAAATGGTTATTGGTAATGCATCATTAATGCCACATAACCTGATTACCCCAGCGTCAACTTTAACAAGTGTTCTAACGATGGGAATTGGTAATACTATTATGGGGACACTTGAAAATAATGTGTTATGGTCACTTGCACTATTGTTATTATTGATGTCACTATTCTTTAATGTTATTACACGCTTAATTGGGAAAAAGGGGGCACTAAAATAA
- a CDS encoding phosphate ABC transporter substrate-binding protein PstS family protein has translation MSVLFVGCGKVDNGESINAVGSSAMQPLVEAAGEQYSSQHLGKFINVQGGGSGTGLSQVQSGAVEIGNSDLFAEEKSGIDSKELVDHQVAVVGLTPIVNKEVGVKDISMDNLKKIFTGEITNWKEVGGKDLPVVLINRAAGSGSRYTFEQWVLKGADAKRSQDQESTGMVRQIVSTTPGAISYVAFSYVTKDVAILTIDGVKPTEENVMTNQWIIWSYEHMYTKGEPKGLTKDFLAYMVSDEVQNDIVPQLGYIPVSKMQVARDAQGNIIKN, from the coding sequence ATGTCAGTACTTTTTGTTGGTTGTGGTAAAGTAGATAATGGGGAGTCAATCAATGCGGTTGGTTCATCAGCTATGCAACCATTAGTCGAGGCGGCTGGCGAACAATACAGTAGTCAACATTTGGGTAAATTTATTAATGTCCAAGGTGGTGGTAGCGGTACTGGATTAAGTCAAGTTCAATCTGGAGCTGTTGAAATTGGTAATTCTGATTTATTTGCTGAAGAAAAATCTGGTATTGACAGTAAAGAATTAGTTGACCATCAGGTAGCAGTTGTCGGCTTAACACCTATTGTTAATAAAGAAGTTGGCGTTAAAGATATTTCAATGGATAATTTGAAAAAAATTTTTACTGGAGAAATTACTAATTGGAAAGAAGTTGGTGGGAAGGACTTACCAGTTGTTCTAATCAATCGTGCTGCTGGAAGTGGTAGTCGTTATACCTTTGAGCAATGGGTACTTAAAGGAGCAGATGCTAAACGGTCACAAGATCAAGAGTCGACAGGTATGGTAAGACAAATTGTTAGCACTACACCTGGTGCAATTAGTTACGTGGCATTCTCTTACGTGACAAAAGACGTTGCAATCTTAACAATTGATGGAGTAAAACCAACCGAAGAGAATGTTATGACTAATCAATGGATTATTTGGTCATATGAACACATGTATACTAAAGGGGAACCCAAAGGCTTAACAAAAGATTTCTTAGCCTATATGGTATCTGACGAGGTTCAAAATGATATTGTTCCTCAGCTAGGCTATATTCCAGTTTCTAAGATGCAAGTTGCAAGAGATGCACAAGGTAATATTATCAAAAATTAA
- the ftsX gene encoding permease-like cell division protein FtsX, translating to MIRNFFRHIGSALKNLKRNGWMTIASVSAVTVTLTLLGIFLGVIMNISKIADDIKDNVDVSVFVEIGTNEEDTKKLGEELSQISDVDKVTFSSKHNEYKKLTDRLGDTFKLFDGDDNPLYDVYVLTPKNTESIQKIQKAAAELPNVDKADYGGKNSEKIFNLSKNVKLWGGIAAGFLLIVAIFLISNTIRMTIISRKREIQIMRLVGARNGYIRWPFFLEGAFIGVLGSIVPILLISFGYSQVYIMFVKNMVTYQLISPTQLVLQVNAIILVVGVVIGSVGSVFSMRRFLRI from the coding sequence ATGATTAGAAATTTCTTTAGACACATCGGTAGCGCGTTAAAAAACTTAAAACGTAATGGTTGGATGACAATTGCATCCGTTAGTGCGGTTACTGTCACATTAACATTATTGGGCATTTTCTTAGGTGTAATTATGAATATTAGCAAAATTGCTGATGACATTAAAGATAATGTGGATGTTTCAGTTTTTGTTGAGATTGGAACAAATGAAGAAGATACTAAAAAATTAGGTGAAGAACTAAGTCAGATATCAGACGTGGATAAAGTGACTTTTTCAAGTAAACACAATGAGTACAAAAAATTAACTGATCGATTAGGTGACACATTTAAATTGTTTGATGGTGACGATAATCCATTATATGATGTATATGTCCTAACACCTAAAAATACGGAGTCAATCCAAAAAATTCAAAAAGCAGCAGCAGAATTACCAAATGTTGATAAAGCCGACTACGGTGGAAAAAATTCAGAAAAAATCTTTAATTTATCTAAGAATGTTAAACTGTGGGGTGGTATTGCTGCAGGATTCTTGTTAATCGTTGCGATTTTCTTAATTTCTAATACCATTCGAATGACCATTATTTCTCGAAAACGTGAAATTCAAATTATGCGTTTAGTTGGTGCTAGAAATGGCTATATTCGTTGGCCATTTTTCCTTGAAGGAGCCTTCATAGGTGTTTTAGGTTCAATTGTTCCAATTTTACTTATTTCATTTGGTTATTCTCAAGTCTATATCATGTTTGTCAAAAATATGGTTACCTATCAGTTAATCAGTCCAACACAACTAGTCCTGCAAGTTAATGCGATTATTTTAGTCGTTGGGGTAGTTATTGGTTCAGTTGGTTCTGTGTTCTCGATGAGACGATTTTTAAGAATTTAA
- the ftsE gene encoding cell division ATP-binding protein FtsE, which yields MIEMQRVTKKYSNGTTALRNVSININQGEFVYVVGPSGAGKSTFIKLMYREERATKGTLNVCGYDLLTIKNRNIPYLRREIGIVFQDYKLLTHKTVYENVAYAMQVIGKKPREVKKRVMEVLDLVGLKHKVRVFPSELSGGEQQRVAIARAIVNTPKVLIADEPTGNLDPENSWEIMELLDRINAQGTTIVMATHNSMIVNTIRHRVLAIENGRITRDQDEGDYGYDD from the coding sequence ATGATTGAAATGCAAAGAGTAACCAAAAAATATTCAAATGGTACGACTGCTTTAAGAAATGTATCAATTAATATTAATCAGGGCGAATTTGTTTATGTTGTAGGTCCTAGTGGTGCTGGTAAATCAACATTTATCAAACTGATGTATCGTGAAGAAAGGGCGACAAAAGGTACATTGAATGTTTGTGGATATGATTTATTAACAATTAAGAATCGCAATATACCTTATTTACGCCGTGAAATTGGAATTGTTTTCCAGGATTATAAATTATTGACACATAAAACGGTCTATGAAAATGTGGCTTATGCGATGCAAGTTATTGGTAAGAAACCACGTGAGGTAAAAAAACGTGTCATGGAAGTCTTGGATTTAGTCGGTCTAAAACATAAAGTTCGTGTGTTTCCAAGCGAGTTATCTGGTGGTGAGCAACAACGGGTTGCTATTGCGCGTGCCATTGTGAACACACCAAAAGTTTTAATTGCTGATGAACCAACCGGTAACTTAGACCCAGAAAATTCTTGGGAAATTATGGAGTTGTTAGATCGTATTAATGCTCAAGGGACAACTATTGTTATGGCAACTCATAATAGTATGATTGTAAATACGATTCGTCACCGTGTTTTAGCGATTGAAAATGGTCGCATTACACGAGACCAAGATGAGGGGGATTACGGGTACGATGATTAG
- the prfB gene encoding peptide chain release factor 2 (programmed frameshift), translating into MELHEIKSSLENFSEKIINFRGSLDLENLEEQVAEADYHMGEPGFWDDSEKAQAFIDETNQIKAQYETFKKIESTYDDLVVLYELVAEENDSEMFSELVQEVKAFQLTLDQYELSQLLSEPYDKNNAIIELHPGAGGTESQDWGSMLLRMYTRWAENKGFSVEMLDYLAGDEAGIKSVTLLIKGFNAYGYLKSEKGVHRLVRISPFDSNSRRHTSFCSVDVMPELTDNIDVEIKSDDLKIDTYRASGAGGQHINKTESAVRITHIPTGVVVASQAQRSQLKNREQAMGMLKAKLYQLEIEKKEQEAAEIRGEQLEIGWGSQIRSYVFHPYSMVKDHRTNYEVGNTQPVMDGDIDGFIDAYLRLKL; encoded by the exons ATGGAATTACATGAAATTAAAAGTAGCCTAGAAAATTTTTCTGAAAAAATTATTAACTTCAGGGGGTCTCTT GACTTAGAGAATCTAGAAGAACAAGTTGCAGAAGCAGATTATCATATGGGGGAACCTGGATTTTGGGATGATTCTGAAAAAGCACAAGCCTTTATTGATGAAACCAATCAGATTAAAGCACAGTATGAGACATTTAAAAAAATTGAATCAACTTATGATGACTTAGTCGTTTTATATGAACTTGTCGCAGAAGAAAATGATTCTGAGATGTTTTCTGAGCTAGTTCAAGAGGTTAAGGCCTTTCAATTAACGTTAGATCAATATGAGTTAAGTCAACTTTTAAGTGAACCCTACGATAAGAATAATGCGATTATTGAGCTACATCCTGGTGCCGGTGGAACGGAGTCTCAAGACTGGGGTAGTATGTTACTTAGAATGTATACACGATGGGCAGAAAATAAAGGTTTTAGTGTCGAAATGCTTGATTATTTAGCTGGTGATGAGGCTGGAATTAAAAGTGTGACGCTATTAATTAAAGGGTTCAATGCTTATGGTTACTTGAAATCAGAAAAAGGTGTTCATCGTCTTGTCAGAATTTCACCTTTTGACTCAAATAGTCGTCGTCACACGTCATTTTGTTCAGTTGATGTGATGCCGGAGTTAACAGATAATATTGATGTTGAGATTAAGTCAGACGATTTAAAAATTGATACGTATCGTGCCAGTGGTGCAGGTGGCCAACATATCAATAAAACAGAATCTGCAGTTAGAATTACACATATACCAACTGGTGTTGTTGTTGCGAGTCAAGCACAACGTTCACAACTAAAAAATAGAGAGCAAGCCATGGGGATGCTAAAAGCTAAACTCTATCAATTAGAAATTGAAAAAAAAGAACAAGAAGCAGCTGAAATTCGTGGCGAGCAATTAGAAATTGGCTGGGGCTCACAAATTAGGTCGTATGTCTTCCACCCTTATTCAATGGTTAAAGACCACCGAACAAATTATGAAGTCGGTAATACTCAGCCAGTCATGGATGGAGATATTGATGGCTTCATTGACGCTTATCTTCGTTTGAAACTGTAA